Part of the Streptomyces sp. WMMC500 genome is shown below.
CTTCAGGACCAGCCTGCGCTCCGGCATGCCGCGTGCCCGGGCCGCCACGACGTACGGCTTGCGCAGCTCGTCCAGCAGGTTGGCGCGCAGCACCCGCACCAGTCCCGCCGTACCGGCGGCGCCCAGCACCAGGACCGGCACCCACAGGTGGGCGAGGAGGTCGAGGAACTTGCCGAGGTTCCAGGCGGCGTTCTCGTACTCGGGCGAGAAGAGCCCGCCGACGCTCATGCCGAAGACGCTGTGGCCGAGGTACATCAGGACGAGCGCGATCATGAAGTTGGGGACGGCGAGGCCCAGGAACCCCACCGTGGTGGCGAGGTAGTCGCCGGCCGAGTACTGCCGGACGGCCGAGTACAGGCCGACGGGGAAGGCCAGCAGCCAGGTCGCCAGCAGGGTGGAGACCGCCAGCACCACGGTGAGCGGCAGCCGGTCCATGACGAGGCTGGAGACGGACTTGCCGTACTCGAAGGACTCCCCGAAGTCGCCGTGCAGCGCGATCGCGGAGACCCACTTCAGGTACTGCTCGTGCACCGGCTCGCCGAGTCCGTAGCGCTCGCGCAGCGCGGCCATCTGCGCCTCGTCCATCCGGTCGCCCTGGTTCTCCAGCCGGGCGGCGAGCGTGGTCAGGAAGTCTCCCGGGGGGAGCTGGATGATGGCGAAGGCCACCACGGAGATCCCGAAGAGCGTGGGGATCATGTACAGGCACCGGCGCGCCAGGTAGCTCAGCACTGCAAGACCGTCCCGTCCGGCTCGTGGCCGCTACTCGCCGATGTGGAACTGCTCGGGGTTCACCGCGCCGGGCAGGGGGAACGTGGCCGAGAAGAAGGTCTTCTCCGGCACGTTGCGGAAGGTCTCGCCGACCACGCCGTAGCCGGGCAGCGGCGTGCTGATCCCGATGGTGTAGAACTGCTCCTTCGCGATGGCCAGGACCTGCTTCATCATCGCCCGGCGCTTCTTCTCGTCGGTCTCGGCCGAGATCTCCTCGTGGTAGATCCGGTACTGCTCGCGGGCGTGGTCCGGCGGCTCCATGCCGTCCTCGCCGCCGGTGGCCAGCCAGGTGAACCACTCCGGGCAGAAGGCGTTGCTCTCCCCCCACTGCGGCATGAAGAAGTCGGGGGTGCTGACCGGGTCGAGCGAGCCGTCGCCGTCCCAGACCAGCGCCTCGTGGCCGTTGCCCTGGAGGAGCTTGATGCGCAGGGACTCGTCCTCGGACTGCACGCTCATCCGCACGCCGACGGCCTCCCACATCGGCTTGATGATCTCCAGCGCGTCGGCCAGCTCGGGCTTGCCGGCGCCGGCGCTGACGAGGATGCGGAAGGAGAACGGCTGCCCGTCGGGGCCGAGCCGCCGTCCCGAGGAGTCCTTCTCCAGGCCCGCCAGGTCCAGGTGCCGCTCGGCGGCGGCGACGTCGTACGCGGTGTACTGCTTGGCCATCTCCTCGTCGTAGTAGGCGGAGCCGCGCCCCGGCGCCGCCTGCCACGGCTCGCCCTGCCGGGCGTGCACGGCCTTGATGACCTTCTCCCGGTCGATGGCGTGGGACAGTGCGATGCGGAAGTCACGGTTGCCGAAGACCTCCCGCTTGACCTCGTCCTTGCAGGTGAGGTTGAACATGATCACCAGGGTGTTCAGCTTGTCCGTGGCCAGGTCGTAGAAGCGGTAGCCGCCCCTGGCCCGGTCCTTGGCCAGCACCGGCTTGTTCCTGGTGGTGGTCACGTTGCGCTCGATCATGTCGATGTCGCCCTGGAGCACGTTGAGCAGCACGACCTCCGCGTCCTGGACCATGGCGAAGTCGACGCGGTCCAGGTAGGGCAGTTGGTTTCCCCCGGGGTCGACCTTGAAGTAGTACGGGTTGCGGGTGAAGCGCATCGTCGTGCCCTCGCCGAGGGCGCCCTCGGGCAGCCAGGCGTGCAGCCGGGGCAGTTGCGCGTCCTTCCAGAGCATGCCGGCGTACAGCGCGTCCTGGAGCAGCTCCATCGGGCCGGCGTAGTCCAGTTCCCTGGCGGCCTGTTCGGCGTCGGGGTTGTGGTCCGGGTGGAAGCGGGAGAGGTAGTGCCTCGGCAGCCGGGTGAGCATGTCGTACACCTCGTTGGCCATGCCCGTCAGATAGAGGGCGTTGGGCCCGGCGAAGGTGAACTCGACGGTGTACGCGTCGATCTTGCGCAGCTTCGCCGGGCCGCCGCCGACGAGGTACTGGCCCGGGGTGTCCGGGATGATCTCCGCGTTCATGATGATGTCCCGGAAGGCGAACTCGATGTCGTCCGCGGTGAACGGCTCGCCGTCGGACCACTTCAGGCCCTTGCGGAGGCGGAAGGTCACCTTCGTGGCGTCCTCGTTCTCGGTGAAGGACGCGGCCACGTTGGGGATGATCTTCTTCCAGTCGCGGTCCCAGCGCACCAGGTTCTCGTACGCGAAGGCGGTGCCGAGCCGGCCGGCGTCGCCGGCGCCGATCAGGGCGTTGCGCCAGACGCCGCCGTAGCGGCCGGTGCGGTCCACCGGCCGGACCACCACCGGCTCGGCGGGCAGCCGTTCCGCCAGGG
Proteins encoded:
- a CDS encoding ABC transporter permease; this translates as MLSYLARRCLYMIPTLFGISVVAFAIIQLPPGDFLTTLAARLENQGDRMDEAQMAALRERYGLGEPVHEQYLKWVSAIALHGDFGESFEYGKSVSSLVMDRLPLTVVLAVSTLLATWLLAFPVGLYSAVRQYSAGDYLATTVGFLGLAVPNFMIALVLMYLGHSVFGMSVGGLFSPEYENAAWNLGKFLDLLAHLWVPVLVLGAAGTAGLVRVLRANLLDELRKPYVVAARARGMPERRLVLKYPLRVALNPFVSNVGYVLPALVSGEVIVSQVLSLPTTGPLLLGALRSQDMYLASSIILLVSVLTVVGTLLSDVLLAWLDPRVRLAQG
- a CDS encoding ABC transporter substrate-binding protein, which encodes MTGRTDRTASTAGTAAAGTGTTHPSGTGAGAIGRRRLLLTGGSLVAAGALGTPALAACDFSTDPAGGAGSDPVEGDGQAPELQRLVDEGKLPALAERLPAEPVVVRPVDRTGRYGGVWRNALIGAGDAGRLGTAFAYENLVRWDRDWKKIIPNVAASFTENEDATKVTFRLRKGLKWSDGEPFTADDIEFAFRDIIMNAEIIPDTPGQYLVGGGPAKLRKIDAYTVEFTFAGPNALYLTGMANEVYDMLTRLPRHYLSRFHPDHNPDAEQAARELDYAGPMELLQDALYAGMLWKDAQLPRLHAWLPEGALGEGTTMRFTRNPYYFKVDPGGNQLPYLDRVDFAMVQDAEVVLLNVLQGDIDMIERNVTTTRNKPVLAKDRARGGYRFYDLATDKLNTLVIMFNLTCKDEVKREVFGNRDFRIALSHAIDREKVIKAVHARQGEPWQAAPGRGSAYYDEEMAKQYTAYDVAAAERHLDLAGLEKDSSGRRLGPDGQPFSFRILVSAGAGKPELADALEIIKPMWEAVGVRMSVQSEDESLRIKLLQGNGHEALVWDGDGSLDPVSTPDFFMPQWGESNAFCPEWFTWLATGGEDGMEPPDHAREQYRIYHEEISAETDEKKRRAMMKQVLAIAKEQFYTIGISTPLPGYGVVGETFRNVPEKTFFSATFPLPGAVNPEQFHIGE